A window from Desulfonatronovibrio magnus encodes these proteins:
- a CDS encoding methyl-accepting chemotaxis protein, with product MKISRVFIAIAGGICFLAMAILIISINRIMEREITTQYEEKADMLLFSMKAVRSHVGSVIRPEATNLLDPDDFVVELQSTSYAANRVFDAMPQDRKYEIVFRTPSTKPMNPDNKATAVEADLIQLLDRMHLAGDRDLEWRGVRQVDGVDHYIIAQGAINARSCLPCHSYPEDAPLSMQKRYSFDYPPRLENRVETAEIVYIPMSSIYATIRNANQVLFVLGALGLISIVAAVYILFSKMISSPLSRLRQYTLAVEQGDLDTDIKGTFRGELASLKSAVQGMVLKLKEKILEAEDKTQEAEKESQKAMNAVQEAEEARKKAEMAKAEGMQHAASNVEIIVDRVTGSIQDLSTQVKHASDSAHSQNERVAESSTAMEEMNATVLEVSRNASSVAERADESKEKALLGSEIVQKAVDAIMKVQNQADSLRDNLGGLGKEAEGISKIMNVIDDIADQTNLLALNAAIEAARAGEAGRGFAVVADEVRKLAEKTMNATKEVSQAISSIQDGTKTNIQAMEDAVLVVQEATELARKSGKALEEIVSLVSAAADDVRSIATATEEQSASSDQITISLEEISRLSSDTAKVMDNSDQALKELLMQVQKLQDLVKEMKEQ from the coding sequence ATGAAAATAAGCAGAGTATTTATTGCCATTGCTGGTGGAATCTGTTTTTTGGCCATGGCCATTCTAATCATCAGCATCAACAGGATAATGGAGAGAGAAATCACCACTCAATATGAAGAAAAAGCAGATATGCTTCTTTTCAGCATGAAAGCAGTTCGCAGTCATGTGGGATCAGTGATCAGGCCGGAGGCAACAAACCTGCTTGATCCTGATGACTTTGTTGTCGAACTCCAGTCAACCTCATATGCTGCCAACCGGGTCTTTGATGCCATGCCACAAGATCGTAAATACGAAATAGTTTTCAGAACACCCTCCACAAAACCTATGAATCCCGATAACAAAGCCACAGCTGTAGAAGCTGATTTGATTCAACTTCTGGACCGAATGCACCTTGCAGGGGACCGCGATCTGGAATGGCGTGGAGTCAGGCAGGTAGATGGGGTTGATCATTATATCATAGCTCAGGGAGCAATAAATGCCCGCAGCTGTCTGCCTTGTCATTCCTATCCTGAAGATGCTCCCCTGTCCATGCAAAAGAGATACTCATTTGACTACCCACCAAGACTTGAAAACAGAGTGGAAACTGCTGAAATAGTATACATTCCCATGTCATCAATCTATGCCACCATCAGAAACGCCAACCAAGTCCTTTTTGTTCTTGGCGCTTTGGGGCTGATATCCATAGTCGCAGCTGTTTATATTCTGTTTTCAAAAATGATCAGCTCACCTCTCAGCAGACTCAGGCAGTACACTCTCGCAGTAGAACAGGGTGATCTGGATACCGACATTAAAGGAACTTTCAGGGGCGAGCTGGCATCTCTTAAGTCAGCTGTTCAGGGTATGGTCCTCAAACTCAAGGAAAAAATCCTTGAAGCTGAAGACAAAACTCAGGAAGCAGAAAAAGAATCTCAAAAAGCTATGAATGCCGTACAGGAGGCAGAAGAAGCCCGGAAAAAAGCAGAGATGGCCAAAGCTGAAGGTATGCAGCATGCAGCCTCTAATGTTGAAATTATTGTGGACCGTGTAACTGGCTCCATTCAGGATCTGTCCACACAGGTCAAGCACGCTTCAGACAGCGCACATTCCCAGAACGAAAGGGTTGCTGAAAGCTCAACTGCCATGGAAGAAATGAATGCAACAGTTCTCGAAGTCTCCAGAAACGCTTCCAGTGTGGCTGAGAGAGCCGATGAATCAAAAGAAAAAGCGCTATTAGGCTCTGAAATAGTACAAAAGGCAGTCGATGCCATTATGAAAGTTCAGAATCAGGCTGATTCTCTAAGGGACAACTTAGGAGGCCTGGGGAAAGAAGCTGAAGGAATCAGTAAGATCATGAATGTTATTGATGATATAGCTGACCAGACTAATCTGCTGGCTTTGAACGCGGCCATTGAGGCAGCAAGGGCAGGAGAAGCCGGCCGGGGTTTTGCTGTAGTTGCAGATGAGGTGCGTAAACTTGCGGAAAAAACAATGAATGCCACCAAGGAAGTCAGTCAGGCAATTTCATCCATTCAGGATGGTACAAAAACCAATATCCAGGCCATGGAAGATGCTGTTCTTGTAGTCCAGGAAGCAACAGAGCTGGCCAGAAAATCAGGAAAGGCCCTTGAGGAGATAGTCAGTCTTGTAAGTGCGGCTGCTGATGATGTCAGGTCCATAGCAACAGCCACTGAAGAGCAGTCAGCATCCAGCGACCAGATCACCATCAGCCTTGAGGAAATAAGCAGGCTGTCATCTGATACAGCCAAAGTCATGGATAATTCTGATCAAGCCCTCAAAGAACTGCTCATGCAGGTTCAAAAGCTTCAAGATCTTGTTAAGGAAATGAAAGAGCAATAG
- a CDS encoding transposase, with product MSYSLHFKENVVKMVLTGSNSQAQVAKDMGVPASTMRYWLKTIQHPGSTTMAKHEKRPQD from the coding sequence ATGTCTTACTCTTTGCATTTTAAGGAAAATGTAGTCAAAATGGTACTTACAGGTTCTAATTCTCAAGCTCAGGTCGCCAAAGATATGGGAGTACCTGCGTCTACCATGCGATACTGGCTTAAAACAATCCAGCACCCAGGAAGTACCACGATGGCTAAACATGAAAAACGTCCCCAGGATTG